One genomic window of Candidatus Pseudobacter hemicellulosilyticus includes the following:
- the bcp gene encoding thioredoxin-dependent thiol peroxidase, producing the protein MITLQPGDKAPAFKGKDQNGQTIQLSDYKGKKLVLYFYPQDDTPACTTQACNLRDNYALLRKEGFEIVGVSPDEEAKHKKFETRHSLPFTLIADPLRKIIEKYGVWGEKQLYGRKYMGLHRTTFVLDEKGIIRKIFLRPKNKQHAEEIIAAWKELE; encoded by the coding sequence ATGATTACATTGCAACCGGGCGATAAAGCGCCCGCCTTTAAAGGAAAGGACCAGAACGGTCAGACCATCCAGCTCAGCGATTATAAAGGGAAAAAACTGGTCCTGTATTTCTACCCCCAGGATGATACCCCGGCCTGTACCACACAGGCCTGTAACCTGCGCGACAACTATGCCCTGCTCAGAAAGGAAGGTTTTGAAATTGTAGGCGTCAGCCCTGATGAAGAAGCAAAACACAAGAAGTTTGAGACCAGACATTCGCTACCCTTTACCCTGATTGCAGACCCCCTCAGGAAGATCATTGAAAAATACGGGGTATGGGGAGAAAAGCAGCTGTACGGCCGGAAGTACATGGGGCTTCACCGTACCACGTTTGTGCTGGATGAGAAAGGGATCATCCGGAAGATATTCCTGCGCCCTAAGAATAAGCAGCATGCGGAAGAGATCATTGCGGCCTGGAAAGAATTGGAATAA
- a CDS encoding biotin--[acetyl-CoA-carboxylase] ligase → MPHPAIFQPLGKPLTVLSSVDSTNNYAMAQVRSGLAGHGAAWLAMEQTAGRGQRGKTWVTNPGDNLLLSIALQTSALPAGSQFLLSAAIALGCYDFFKIHAGDETRVKWPNDLYWRDRKAAGILIENRHLAKGEDSGPEGAWSWAIAGMGININQTSFAEGVRNPVSLKQITGKDFDVLVLTKDLCTRLSHRWEQLVNGDAQSLLTDYRQALYKLGETVRLKKDSRIFETTITGVSSDGRLLTRDTLERQFSVGEIEWVF, encoded by the coding sequence TTGCCACATCCCGCTATCTTCCAGCCCCTGGGCAAGCCGCTGACCGTGCTTTCATCCGTTGACAGCACCAACAACTATGCCATGGCCCAGGTACGTTCCGGCCTGGCCGGCCATGGGGCCGCCTGGCTGGCTATGGAACAAACCGCCGGGCGGGGGCAAAGAGGCAAAACCTGGGTCACCAACCCCGGAGACAACCTGCTGCTCAGCATTGCCCTGCAAACAAGCGCCCTGCCCGCCGGCAGCCAGTTCCTGCTGTCGGCCGCCATTGCCCTGGGTTGTTATGATTTCTTTAAAATCCATGCCGGGGATGAAACCCGGGTAAAATGGCCCAACGACCTCTACTGGCGTGACAGAAAGGCAGCAGGCATCCTGATCGAAAACCGGCACCTGGCAAAAGGTGAGGACAGCGGCCCGGAAGGGGCCTGGTCCTGGGCTATTGCGGGGATGGGGATCAATATCAACCAGACCAGCTTCGCCGAAGGCGTCCGCAACCCCGTTTCCCTGAAACAGATCACGGGGAAGGATTTTGATGTCCTGGTACTGACAAAGGACCTTTGCACCCGGCTGAGCCACCGCTGGGAGCAACTGGTCAATGGGGACGCACAGTCCCTGCTCACCGATTACCGGCAGGCGCTTTACAAGCTGGGGGAAACTGTCCGACTGAAAAAAGACAGCCGCATCTTTGAGACCACTATTACCGGCGTTTCTTCCGATGGCCGCCTGCTGACCAGGGATACCCTGGAGCGCCAGTTCTCCGTAGGCGAGATTGAATGGGTTTTCTAA
- a CDS encoding M23 family metallopeptidase yields the protein MRLLVIVLLLAGGPLAAQVFPATDYPQGYFRNPLLFPISLSGNFGELRPNHYHMGLDLKTKAVENQLVHAAADGYIARIKIEPGGFGRAIYINHPNGFTTLYAHLNNFYPALEQWLKEQQYQQQSWKLELQLRPGQFPVKKGDFIAYSGNTGGSQAPHLHFEIRRTADDVNLNPLLFGFPLTDNVPPRLMRLSVYDRDKGIYEQSPRIFPVKAAGGNQHTSTPALITLSTPRVSFGIGAWDTHTGSSNLNGIFESVLYDNERPIVGFRMDVISYNDTRYLNAHIDYRTRAGGGPWLQQLFSLPGYINSIYGGDQNGIVDLSDGAVHNIRIDVKDADKNLSVLSFKVQYKAPASPAPATARGTGKQFYPLMLDGYEASDCEFYIGERCLYDSVFIRYSQSAASSPSVVSAVHSIGANYIPLQEAYLIRIRPGRTLSQEERLRTVMQWYAGAKKDVQKVEWQQEWAHARFRDFGSYQLVIDQTPPVIVPSGFNDGSDLSKASRIVFTVTDNLGKFKNVKTYLDGQWLRFTNDKGRTFIYQFDERCPRGAHELTITAEDEAGNSTTKTYRFTR from the coding sequence ATGCGACTATTGGTGATCGTTCTATTACTGGCGGGCGGGCCGCTCGCCGCACAGGTATTCCCCGCAACGGATTATCCCCAGGGATATTTCCGTAACCCCCTGCTGTTCCCCATCAGTCTCAGCGGGAATTTCGGGGAACTCAGGCCCAATCACTACCATATGGGGCTGGACCTGAAAACAAAGGCCGTGGAGAACCAGCTGGTGCATGCTGCCGCAGATGGCTATATCGCCCGCATCAAGATTGAACCCGGAGGCTTTGGCAGGGCCATCTATATCAACCATCCCAATGGCTTCACCACCCTCTATGCCCACCTGAACAATTTTTATCCCGCCCTGGAACAATGGCTCAAAGAACAGCAGTACCAGCAACAGTCCTGGAAACTGGAGCTGCAGCTGAGGCCCGGGCAGTTCCCGGTGAAAAAGGGCGACTTCATCGCTTACAGCGGTAATACCGGTGGCTCCCAGGCGCCACACCTGCATTTTGAAATACGCCGCACAGCCGATGATGTGAACCTGAACCCGCTGCTGTTCGGCTTTCCACTCACCGATAACGTACCGCCCCGACTGATGCGACTGAGCGTGTATGACCGCGACAAGGGTATCTACGAGCAGTCGCCGCGTATCTTCCCGGTAAAAGCAGCCGGTGGTAACCAGCATACCAGTACCCCTGCCCTGATCACGCTGTCCACACCCCGGGTCAGCTTCGGGATTGGGGCGTGGGATACCCATACCGGTTCAAGTAACCTGAATGGGATCTTTGAATCCGTGCTGTATGACAATGAGCGTCCCATCGTTGGCTTCCGCATGGATGTTATCAGCTATAATGATACACGCTACCTGAACGCCCATATCGATTACCGGACCCGTGCCGGCGGCGGTCCCTGGCTCCAGCAGCTGTTCAGCCTGCCGGGGTATATCAACTCCATTTATGGTGGAGACCAGAACGGTATTGTGGACCTCAGCGATGGCGCCGTCCACAACATCCGGATAGATGTGAAGGATGCCGATAAGAACCTGTCGGTGCTTAGTTTCAAAGTGCAGTACAAAGCGCCTGCAAGCCCTGCCCCTGCAACGGCCAGGGGAACCGGTAAACAATTCTATCCCCTGATGCTGGATGGCTATGAAGCCAGCGATTGCGAATTTTACATCGGTGAACGCTGCCTCTATGATTCGGTATTTATCCGCTATAGCCAGTCGGCAGCCAGTAGTCCTTCTGTTGTGTCTGCCGTGCATTCCATAGGCGCAAATTACATTCCGTTACAGGAAGCATACCTGATAAGGATCAGGCCCGGCAGGACTTTATCTCAGGAAGAACGCCTGCGCACGGTCATGCAATGGTATGCAGGAGCCAAAAAGGATGTGCAGAAAGTGGAATGGCAGCAGGAATGGGCGCATGCAAGATTCCGGGATTTCGGGTCCTACCAGCTGGTAATAGACCAGACGCCGCCCGTCATTGTTCCCTCGGGCTTCAATGACGGGTCTGATCTGTCCAAAGCCAGCCGGATCGTTTTTACGGTGACTGACAACCTGGGCAAATTCAAAAATGTTAAAACCTACCTGGATGGCCAGTGGCTGCGCTTCACTAACGACAAGGGCCGTACTTTCATTTATCAGTTTGATGAAAGATGCCCCAGGGGAGCGCATGAGCTGACCATTACGGCCGAAGATGAGGCCGGCAATTCCACCACCAAAACCTACCGGTTTACCCGGTAA
- the carB gene encoding carbamoyl-phosphate synthase large subunit yields the protein MPKDSSIRSVLIIGSGPIIIGQACEFDYSGSQAARSLREEGIKVILINSNPATIMTDPMMADKVYLLPLTVESLEQILEENQIDAVLPTMGGQTALNLTKEAAELGVWEKYNVRLIGVDVEAIDTAEDREKFRKLMVDIGVPVADSKVANSLLEGKEFAQQIGFPLVIRPSFTLGGTGGGFVHDKSELEAALDKGLKASPIHEVLVEKALLGWKEYELELLRDKNDNVAIICTVENVDPMGVHTGDSITVAPAMTLSDSAFQEMRNMAILMMRSLGNFAGGCNVQFAMDPATEKLISVEINPRVSRSSALASKATGYPIAKIAAKLAIGYNLDELKNQITQTTSAYFEPALDYVIVKMPRWNFDKFKGANDTLGLQMKSVGEVMAIGRSFAEAIQKACQSLENNAVGLGYYGKSQMHAEALLEYIKIPKWDRIFRIKDALMLGISVSTISKATGIDRWFVNEIRKIVDMEKEIAKFKLNTLPTELLKMSKDLGFSDAQIALIMQDGSKDEDIYEKRKAAGVTRVYKMVDTCSAEFEAKTPYFYSTFETGNQSESKRSDRKKVIVLGSGPNRIGQGIEFDYCCVHGLLALKECGYEAIMVNCNPETVSTDFDMADKLYFEPVYWEHLWEIIELEQPDGVIVQLGGQTALKMAERLTEKGIKIIGTSFDNMDIAEDRGRFSDMLKELGIPYPDYGTAYTVDEAVEVANKVGYPVLVRPSYVLGGQRMRIVINDEEVEKAVVSLLKHIPGNKILIDHFLDRCQEAEIDAICDGEDFHVMGVMEHIEPAGIHSGDSNAVLPQFNLSPLIVETMEEYARKIAFKLNIKGLINIQFAIKNNMVYVIEANPRASRTTPFIAKAYQIPYLNVATKVMLGASKLRDFKFVKRLQGYAIKEPVFSFDKFPGVSKELGPEMKSTGEAIRFIKDLRDPYFRQLYKDRSMYLSK from the coding sequence ATGCCAAAAGACAGTTCTATCAGATCAGTGCTAATTATCGGTTCAGGCCCCATTATTATCGGACAAGCTTGTGAATTTGACTATTCCGGCTCCCAGGCTGCCCGCAGTCTCCGGGAAGAAGGGATCAAAGTGATCCTGATCAACAGCAACCCGGCTACCATCATGACCGACCCCATGATGGCCGACAAAGTGTACCTGCTCCCACTGACGGTAGAAAGCCTGGAACAGATCCTGGAAGAGAACCAGATCGATGCAGTTCTGCCCACCATGGGTGGACAAACAGCGCTCAACCTCACCAAAGAGGCTGCCGAGCTGGGCGTGTGGGAAAAATACAATGTACGGCTGATCGGCGTGGACGTGGAAGCCATTGACACCGCTGAAGACAGGGAAAAGTTCAGGAAACTGATGGTGGACATTGGCGTCCCTGTGGCTGATTCCAAAGTAGCCAACTCCCTGCTGGAAGGAAAGGAATTTGCCCAGCAGATCGGGTTCCCCCTCGTTATCCGCCCATCCTTTACCCTTGGTGGTACCGGCGGCGGTTTTGTTCACGACAAGAGCGAGCTGGAAGCAGCCCTGGACAAGGGTCTGAAAGCTTCTCCCATCCACGAGGTGCTGGTAGAAAAAGCCCTGCTGGGATGGAAAGAATACGAGCTGGAGCTGCTGCGCGATAAGAACGATAACGTAGCTATTATCTGTACCGTTGAGAACGTGGATCCCATGGGTGTGCATACCGGCGACTCCATTACCGTAGCTCCCGCCATGACCCTCAGCGATAGTGCTTTCCAGGAAATGCGCAACATGGCCATCCTGATGATGCGCAGCCTGGGCAATTTTGCCGGCGGCTGTAACGTACAGTTCGCCATGGACCCGGCCACCGAAAAACTGATCTCCGTAGAGATCAACCCCCGTGTGAGCCGCTCTTCCGCCCTGGCCTCCAAAGCCACGGGTTATCCCATTGCCAAAATTGCCGCTAAACTGGCCATCGGCTATAACCTGGATGAACTGAAAAACCAGATCACCCAAACCACGTCCGCTTACTTTGAGCCGGCCCTGGATTATGTAATTGTGAAAATGCCCCGCTGGAACTTTGACAAGTTCAAAGGCGCCAACGATACCCTTGGTCTGCAGATGAAGAGTGTGGGTGAAGTAATGGCCATTGGCCGGAGCTTTGCCGAAGCCATTCAGAAAGCCTGCCAGAGCCTGGAGAACAATGCTGTTGGCCTCGGCTACTACGGCAAAAGCCAGATGCATGCTGAAGCACTGCTGGAATATATCAAGATTCCGAAATGGGATCGCATCTTCCGTATCAAGGATGCCCTCATGCTCGGCATCTCTGTAAGCACCATCTCCAAGGCCACCGGTATTGACCGCTGGTTTGTGAACGAGATCCGCAAGATCGTGGACATGGAGAAGGAAATTGCGAAATTCAAATTGAACACTCTGCCCACTGAACTGCTGAAAATGTCCAAGGACCTGGGCTTCAGTGATGCACAGATTGCCCTGATCATGCAGGACGGCAGCAAGGATGAAGATATCTACGAGAAAAGGAAAGCCGCCGGCGTCACCCGCGTATATAAAATGGTAGATACCTGCAGCGCGGAATTTGAGGCCAAAACACCTTATTTCTACTCCACTTTTGAAACCGGTAACCAGAGCGAAAGCAAACGCAGCGACCGGAAGAAAGTAATTGTACTGGGTTCCGGTCCCAACCGGATCGGCCAGGGTATTGAGTTTGACTACTGCTGCGTGCATGGTCTGCTGGCTCTGAAAGAGTGCGGTTACGAGGCCATCATGGTCAATTGTAACCCTGAGACTGTTTCTACCGACTTCGATATGGCCGACAAGCTTTACTTTGAACCGGTATACTGGGAGCACCTCTGGGAGATCATTGAGCTGGAGCAGCCGGACGGAGTGATTGTGCAGCTGGGTGGACAAACCGCCCTCAAGATGGCCGAGCGCCTGACGGAGAAAGGCATTAAGATCATTGGTACCTCCTTTGATAATATGGACATAGCGGAAGACCGCGGCCGTTTCAGCGATATGCTGAAGGAGCTGGGCATTCCTTATCCTGATTATGGTACTGCCTATACAGTGGACGAAGCCGTGGAGGTAGCCAATAAAGTGGGCTATCCTGTACTGGTCCGTCCCAGCTATGTACTGGGTGGCCAGCGGATGCGGATCGTGATCAACGACGAGGAAGTGGAAAAAGCGGTAGTCAGCCTGCTGAAACATATCCCCGGTAACAAGATCCTGATTGACCACTTCCTGGACCGCTGCCAGGAGGCCGAGATCGATGCCATCTGCGACGGTGAAGATTTCCATGTAATGGGTGTGATGGAGCATATTGAACCTGCCGGTATCCATAGCGGCGACAGTAACGCTGTGCTGCCCCAGTTCAACCTCTCTCCGCTGATTGTGGAAACCATGGAGGAATATGCACGCAAGATTGCCTTCAAACTGAATATCAAAGGGCTGATCAATATCCAGTTTGCCATCAAGAACAACATGGTGTATGTGATTGAGGCCAACCCCCGGGCATCCCGGACCACCCCGTTCATTGCCAAGGCCTACCAGATCCCTTACCTGAATGTGGCTACCAAAGTGATGCTGGGCGCCAGCAAACTGCGCGACTTCAAGTTTGTGAAAAGGCTGCAAGGATATGCTATCAAAGAACCGGTGTTCAGCTTTGACAAATTCCCCGGCGTGAGCAAGGAGCTGGGGCCTGAGATGAAATCGACTGGCGAAGCCATCCGTTTCATTAAGGACCTGCGTGATCCTTACTTCCGCCAGCTGTACAAAGACAGGAGTATGTACCTGAGCAAATAA
- a CDS encoding response regulator transcription factor, producing the protein MTGDNKILVGVADDHTLLRNALARLISSFDNYTVLFEAGNGKEVKDKISKHIVPDIILLDVNMPDIDGYETAKWIYKNYPQIKILALSMFTDESIIIRMLRLGAKGYILKNAEPEELRLALDSVMTKDFYLSEFISGKVISGLHKDIDLPEDPVVLNEKEREFLQWACSEMTYKDIAVKMFVSPRTVDDYRNSLFEKLKVKSRIGLVLYAIRHGMVEV; encoded by the coding sequence ATGACAGGCGACAACAAAATACTGGTTGGGGTAGCTGATGACCACACATTGCTGAGGAATGCCCTGGCACGCCTTATCAGCTCCTTCGATAACTATACTGTCCTCTTCGAAGCTGGCAACGGTAAAGAAGTTAAGGACAAGATCTCCAAGCATATTGTCCCGGACATCATCCTCCTGGATGTCAATATGCCCGATATCGATGGTTACGAAACCGCCAAATGGATCTACAAGAACTACCCGCAGATCAAGATCCTCGCCCTGTCCATGTTCACCGATGAAAGTATTATCATCCGCATGCTGCGCCTCGGCGCCAAAGGATATATCCTTAAAAACGCGGAACCCGAAGAACTGCGCCTGGCGCTGGACTCCGTAATGACTAAAGATTTCTACCTCTCCGAATTCATCTCCGGTAAAGTGATCAGCGGTCTACATAAAGACATCGATCTGCCCGAAGATCCCGTAGTACTCAACGAAAAAGAGCGTGAGTTCCTGCAATGGGCCTGCTCTGAAATGACCTATAAAGACATCGCCGTCAAGATGTTTGTGAGCCCACGCACCGTGGACGACTATCGCAACTCCCTCTTCGAAAAACTCAAAGTCAAATCCCGCATCGGCCTGGTCCTCTATGCCATCCGTCATGGTATGGTAGAGGTCTAA